The following proteins are encoded in a genomic region of Pseudoxanthomonas suwonensis 11-1:
- a CDS encoding NAD(P)H-binding protein, translating to MDAAGSDGKATAGTRSVLVAGASGLVGRALVARLCADPGVGVVHALVRRPLGLGHPKLQVHVVDFTALPVLPMADEAYLALGTTISIAGSREAFRAVDFDANLAVARAAVQAGVCRIGLVSAMGAAPHSRVFYSRTKGELEQALASLPLDALVIARPTLLLGDRGALGQPHRRGEHLGATLDRWLRPLLPARLRAIAAEDVAAALASEVPRASAHTILDSARMQGASAAPA from the coding sequence GCGCAGCGTGCTCGTCGCCGGCGCCAGCGGCCTGGTCGGGCGCGCGCTGGTCGCGCGCCTGTGCGCGGATCCGGGCGTAGGCGTGGTGCATGCGCTGGTGCGGCGTCCGCTGGGCCTGGGGCATCCGAAGCTGCAGGTCCACGTGGTCGACTTCACCGCGCTGCCGGTCCTGCCGATGGCCGACGAGGCCTACCTGGCGCTGGGTACCACGATTTCCATTGCCGGTTCGCGCGAGGCCTTCCGCGCGGTGGACTTCGACGCCAACCTCGCCGTGGCCCGTGCCGCGGTACAGGCGGGCGTGTGCCGCATCGGCCTGGTCAGCGCGATGGGCGCCGCTCCGCACTCGCGGGTGTTCTACAGCCGCACCAAGGGCGAACTGGAGCAGGCGCTGGCGAGCTTGCCGTTGGATGCTCTGGTGATCGCGCGTCCGACGCTGCTGCTGGGCGACCGCGGCGCGCTGGGCCAGCCGCACCGCCGCGGCGAACACCTCGGCGCAACCCTGGACCGCTGGCTGCGCCCGCTGCTGCCGGCCCGGCTGCGCGCCATCGCCGCGGAGGACGTCGCCGCTGCCCTGGCCAGCGAAGTGCCGCGCGCATCCGCCCACACCATCCTGGACTCGGCGCGCATGCAGGGCGCATCCGCCGCGCCGGCCTGA